One genomic region from Mangifera indica cultivar Alphonso chromosome 17, CATAS_Mindica_2.1, whole genome shotgun sequence encodes:
- the LOC123200862 gene encoding ARF guanine-nucleotide exchange factor GNL2 — translation MGELYGEEDNEDGKMEGKKDMEKFKRKELGLSCMLNTEVGSVLAVIRRPIDPSTQYIQEENFDSSLVHSLRSLRSLIFNPQQEWRTFDPTIYLSPFLDVIQSCDVPAAATGVALSAVLKIFKVGIFDEKTPGVKEAINAVVTVVTSCQLERTDRASEDAVMMRILQVFISIMKHPASVLLTDDSVCVIVNSCFQVVQQSASRGDLLQRSARYTMHELIQIIFSRLPEIEAKSEDASESDSEDVDFDRNLDSGYGVRSAVDIFHFLCSLLNVLQILETEGYHSVDEDVQLFALVLINSAIELSGDAIGKHSKLLRMVQDDLFHHLIHYGEGSSPLVLSMICSTVLNVYHFLRRFIRLQLEAFFAFVLLRIAARGRSLQLQEVALEGIINFCRQPTFIVEAYVNYDCDPLCQNILEEIGRLLCKHSFPGAAPLTSLQMQAFEGLVILIHTIAENIDKGDSSPSGPFPVEITEYKPFWEELPKGDDLDAWVQSVRLRKAQKRKILIAGNHFNRDERKGLEYLKLSQLVSDPPNPKAYAFFFRYTHGLDKNFVGDFLGDPDEFHIQVLKEFTETFEFSGMALDNALRNYLETFRLPGESQKIQRILEAFSERFYDQQFSEIFVSKDSVLILCYSLIMLNTDQHNPQVKKKMTEEEFIKNNRAINGGKDLPREYLSELFHSIANNEITLLERSGRSIEMNPSRWIELMNRSRSMNPFILCDFDRWLGRDMFACIAGPSVAALCAFFENADEDELLEECIEGLISISRIAQYGLEDTLDELLASFCKFTTLLNPYATAEETMFTFSNDIKPKMATLAVFTLANNFGDSIRGGWRNIVDCLLKLKRLMLLPQSVIEFDTSSTADAPSHSRTESGIVTPSQEAKFGVGSHQTSGMISRFTHFLSLDSPEDAITLGMNELEQNLKIIKQCKIGNIFSNCSNLAVEALLNLGRSLIFSAAGKGQKFSTPVEEEETVGFCWDLITAIALANTHRFQAFWFFFHEYLLDVAQFPLFSPIPFAEKGIVGLFKVCLRLLSSYQVDKLPEELIFKSINLMWKLDKEILETSCQFITQSVSKIIIEYPANLQSMLGWKTVLHLLSVTGRHPEAYDQGVETLIMLMSDAIHVSKTNYAYCIDCAFSFVALKNSPLDKNLKILDLMSESVNLLTNWYKNACLESGATITVASTSSGSPIEDSKSLASLTINLFIKLGEALRKTSLARREELRNHAVLSLQRSFTLAEGLDLSSTNIINCFNLVIFAMVDDLHEKMVEYSRRENAEKEMRSMEETLKLAMELMAEVYLQYLKQIVESAGFRTFWLGLLRRMDTCMKADLGAYGDTKLQEIIPELLTKMITKMKEMEILVPKEGDDLWEITYFQIQWIAPSLKDDLFPNDFGI, via the exons ATGGGAGAACTCTATGGAGAAGAAGATAATGAGGATGGCAAAATGGAGGGAAAGAAGGACATGgagaaattcaaaagaaaagagCTCGGTCTGTCCTGCATGTTAAACACGGAAGTCGGGTCGGTTCTAGCTGTGATCCGGCGGCCAATCGACCCGAGTACCCAGTACATACAAGAAGAGAACTTTGATTCCTCGTTAGTACACTCTTTAAGATCATTACGCTCTCTGATTTTCAATCCTCAACAAGAATGGCGAACCTTTGATCCCACCATTTATCTCTCTCCATTTCTTGATGTTATACAAAGCTGCGACGTTCCAGCTGCCGCCACTGGGGTTGCTCTCTCAGCCGTGTTGAAGATTTTCAAGGTTGGAATCTTTGATGAGAAGACCCCAGGAGTAAAAGAAGCCATTAATGCTGTTGTCACGGTCGTTACAAGCTGTCAGCTTGAAAGAACAGACCGTGCATCTGAAGATGCTGTGATGATGAGGATTTTACAGGTTTTTATTTCTATCATGAAACACCCGGCCTCAGTTTTGCTTACAGATGATTCCGTTTGTGTTATTGTGAATTCTTGTTTTCAAGTTGTTCAACAATCTGCAAGCCGAGGGGATTTGCTGCAACGTAGTGCCAGATATACAATGCATGAGTTGATACAAATTATATTCTCTCGGTTGCCTGAAATTGAGGCTAAATCAGAAGATGCATCAGAATCTGATTCTGAAGATGTTGATTTTGACCGAAATTTGGATTCAGGGTATGGAGTTCGTTCTGCTGTTGATATATTTCATTTCTTGTGTTCTTTGCTAAATGTACTGCAAATTCTGGAGACAGAAGGCTATCACTCTGTTGATGAAGACGTTCAGCTTTTCGCATTGGTTCTGATAAATTCTGCCATTGAATTAAGTGGGGATGCTATTGGAAAACATTCGAAGCTCTTAAGGATGGTTCAAGATGATTTATTTCACCATTTGATCCACTATGGTGAGGGTTCAAGCCCTCTTGTGCTATCTATGATTTGCAGTACTGTGTTGAATGTTTATCACTTTCTTCGGAG GTTCATTCGTCTCCAACTGGAAGCTTTTTTTGCTTTTGTACTTCTAAGAATTGCAGCTCGAGGGCGATCTCTTCAACTCCAAGAGGTTGCTCTTGAAGGCATAATCAATTTCTGCAGACAACCCACATTCATAGTTGAAGCCTATGTGAACTATGATTGTGATCCCCTTTGCCAAAATATTCTAGAGGAGATAGGAAGGTTGCTTTGCAAGCACTCGTTTCCAGGGGCTGCCCCGTTGACGAGTTTACAAATGCAAGCATTCGAAGGATTGGTAATCCTGATTCACACCATTGCAGAAAACATTGACAAAGGAGATTCAAGCCCTTCCGGACCATTCCCAGTTGAAATTACGGAGTATAAACCCTTTTGGGAAGAGTTACCTAAAGGCGATGATCTTGATGCATGGGTGCAAAGTGTAAGGCTTCGGAAAGCACAGAAAAGGAAAATACTGATCGCCGGCAATCATTTTAATCGCGACGAAAGGAAGGGTTTAGAGTATCTTAAACTTAGTCAATTGGTCTCGGATCCCCCCAATCCAAAAGCCTATGCTTTCTTCTTTCGCTATACTCATGGACTAGACAAAAACTTCGTTGGGGACTTTCTTGGTGACCCTGATGAGTTCCACATCCAAGTTCTCAAAGAATTCACTGAAACCTTTGAATTTTCTGGCATGGCCCTCGACAACGCTCTACGAAATTATCTAGAGACATTCCGTTTGCCTGGAGAATCTCAGAAGATTCAACGGATCCTGGAAGCCTTCTCAGAAAGATTTTACGATCAACAATTCTCAGAAATTTTTGTAAGCAAGGATTCAGTGTTAATACTTTGCTATTCTCTCATTATGCTTAATACTGATCAGCATAATCCGCAAGTCAAGAAGAAGATGACTGAGGAAGAGTTCATCAAGAACAACAGAGCAATCAATGGAGGAAAAGATCTTCCCAGAGAGTATCTCTCGGAGCTTTTTCACTCTATTGCAAACAATGAGATAACGCTTCTTGAGCGATCCGGCCGCTCAATTGAAATGAATCCAAGCAGATGGATTGAGTTAATGAATCGATCCAGGTCTATGAACCCCTTTATTCTATGTGATTTTGATCGTTGGCTAGGGAGAGATATGTTTGCTTGCATTGCTGGTCCATCAGTGGCGGCCCTTTGTGCCTTTTTTGAGAATGCTGATGAAGATGAATTGCTTGAAGAATGCATAGAAGGATTAATCTCAATCTCTAGAATAGCTCAATATGGACTAGAAGACACTCTTGATGAACTTCTTGCCTCATTCTGCAAATTCACTACCTTGTTAAATCCTTATGCCACAGCAGAAGAAACAATGTTTACTTTCAGCAATGATATAAAGCCAAAAATGGCTACGCTTGCTGTGTTCACCCTTGCAAATAACTTCGGAGACTCGATTCGAGGGGGTTGGAGGAACATAGTGGACTGCTTGTTGAAGCTAAAAAGGCTCATGCTACTACCCCAATCTGTGATTGAATTTGATACCTCTTCTACGGCTGATGCCCCGTCACACTCCAGAACTGAATCCGGCATCGTCACTCCCTCGCAAGAAGCTAAATTCGGAGTTGGAAGCCACCAGACTTCTGGCATGATCAGTCGGTTCACCCATTTTCTATCCCTTGATAGCCCGGAAGACGCCATAACCCTTGGCATGAACGAGTTAGAACAAAATCTCAAGATTATCAAACAGTGCAAAATTGGAAACATCTTCAGCAATTGTTCCAACTTAGCTGTTGAAGCTTTACTAAATCTGGGGCGTTCTCTGATATTTTCAGCTGCAGGAAAAGGCCAAAAGTTTAGCACCCCAGTTGAAGAAGAGGAAACAGTTGGTTTCTGTTGGGATTTAATCACCGCCATTGCTTTAGCCAACACACACAGGTTTCAAGCATTTTGGTTCTTTTTCCATGAGTATCTTCTTGATGTTGCTCAGTTTCCTCTGTTTTCCCCCATCCCCTTTGCAGAAAAGGGAATTGTAGGCCTCTTCAAGGTGTGTCTGAGGCTTCTTTCTTCCTACCAAGTAGACAAATTACCAGAGGAGCTAATTTTCAAGTCCATAAATTTAATGTGGAAGCTGGATAAAGAAATCCTTGAGACTTCTTGTCAGTTCATAACACAATCAGTCAGCAAGATCATCATTGAATACCCTGCAAATTTGCAATCCATGCTAGGCTGGAAAACTGTTCTTCATTTATTATCAGTAACCGGTCGCCACCCGGAAGCCTATGATCAAGGGGTCGAGACTTTAATCATGTTAATGTCTGATGCCATTCatgtttcaaaaacaaattatgCCTACTGTATAGACTGTGCATTTAGTTTTGTGGCACTCAAGAACAGCCCATTGGACAAGAACTTAAAGATTCTAGACTTAATGTCAGAATCGGTAAATTTGCTGACAAATTGGTATAAAAATGCCTGCCTAGAATCAGGGGCCACTATCACCGTTGCAAGCACTTCAAGTGGCTCCCCCATTGAGGACTCCAAAAGTCTTGCTTCTTTAACCATAAATTTATTCATCAAACTAGGGGAAGCACTCAGAAAAACAAGCTTAGCCCGCCGAGAAGAATTGAGAAATCATGCAGTTTTATCTCTTCAGAGAAGTTTTACACTGGCTGAAGGGCTAGATCTTTCATCAACAAACATCATCAATTGTTTCAACCTGGTGATTTTTGCCATGGTTGATGATTTACATGAAAAGATGGTGGAGTATTCAAGAAGGGAGAATGCAGAGAAGGAAATGAGAAGCATGGAAGAGACTTTAAAGCTTGCAATGGAGCTCATGGCAGAAGTGTATTTGCAGTATCTAAAACAGATAGTAGAGAGTGCAGGCTTCAGGACTTTCTGGCTAGGATTGTTGAGAAGAATGGATACATGCATGAAGGCTGATTTGGGGGCATATGGGGACACCAAATTACAAGAAATAATTCCAGAATTGTTGACCAAGATGATCACAAAAATGAAGGAAATGGAAATTTTAGTGCCAAAAGAAGGTGATGATTTATGGGAAATCACTTACTTTCAGATACAATGGATAGCTCCTTCACTCAAGGATGACCTTTTTCCTAATGACTTTGGCATCTGA